A window from Micromonospora terminaliae encodes these proteins:
- the nagA gene encoding N-acetylglucosamine-6-phosphate deacetylase yields MTLRVTGKVVTPTGVFRQGCVEIAGDRIRAVAEYPTVRDGHWIVPGFVDMHTHGGGGHTFTTGDAESARQAAEFHLGHGTTTLLASLVSSPFPLMREATAAYRPLVESGVLAGVHFEGPYLSAARCGAQNPEFLRDPSTEELAELIELGGGAVRMVTVAPERDGALEAIKLLVGQGVVAAVGHTDATWEQTRAAVAAGASVGTHLFNGMRPVHHREPGPVVALLESPNVVCELVADGVHLHDGMLGFATSVAGPERAALITDAMAAAGMPDGEYELGGQAVTVADGVARLSRDGAIAGSTLTMDAALRHAVAAGVALPDACRMVATTPARAIGLGDRVGALQPGLRADLVVLDDDLNVVRVMRAGAWVE; encoded by the coding sequence CCGACGGTGCGCGACGGGCACTGGATCGTGCCGGGCTTCGTGGACATGCACACCCACGGCGGGGGCGGGCACACCTTCACCACCGGCGACGCCGAGTCCGCCCGGCAGGCCGCCGAGTTCCACCTCGGGCACGGCACCACCACGCTGCTGGCCAGCCTGGTCAGCTCCCCGTTCCCGCTGATGCGCGAGGCCACGGCCGCGTACCGGCCGCTGGTCGAGTCCGGGGTGCTGGCCGGCGTGCACTTCGAGGGGCCCTACCTGTCGGCGGCCCGCTGCGGAGCGCAGAATCCGGAGTTCCTCCGCGACCCGTCCACCGAGGAACTGGCCGAGCTCATCGAGCTGGGCGGCGGCGCGGTCCGGATGGTCACCGTGGCCCCGGAGCGGGACGGCGCCCTGGAGGCGATCAAGCTGCTGGTCGGGCAGGGCGTCGTGGCGGCGGTCGGGCACACCGACGCCACCTGGGAACAGACCCGGGCTGCCGTGGCGGCCGGCGCGAGCGTCGGCACCCACCTGTTCAACGGGATGCGCCCGGTGCACCACCGCGAGCCGGGGCCCGTGGTGGCCCTGCTGGAATCCCCGAACGTGGTCTGCGAGCTGGTCGCCGACGGGGTGCACCTGCACGACGGCATGCTCGGCTTCGCCACCTCGGTGGCCGGCCCGGAGCGGGCCGCCCTCATCACCGACGCCATGGCCGCCGCCGGCATGCCCGACGGCGAGTACGAGCTGGGCGGCCAGGCCGTCACGGTGGCCGACGGGGTGGCCCGGCTCAGCCGGGACGGCGCGATCGCCGGCAGCACGCTGACCATGGACGCCGCGCTGCGGCACGCCGTCGCCGCGGGGGTCGCCCTGCCGGACGCCTGCCGGATGGTCGCCACCACCCCGGCCCGGGCCATCGGCCTGGGCGATCGGGTGGGCGCCCTCCAGCCCGGCCTCCGGGCCGACCTGGTCGTCCTCGACGACGACCTCAACGTGGTCCGGGTGATGCGTGCCGGCGCCTGGGTGGAGTGA
- a CDS encoding APC family permease, which translates to MAELTRRLGVPDAVVIGLGSMLGAGVFVVFAPAAAAAGGAGLLVALALAGFIAFCNATSSARLAARYPESGGTYVYGRERLHPFAGFLAGWGFVIGKTASCAAMALTIGAYLWPERARLVAVLAVLAVTAVNLRGIGKTAAATRVLVGVVLTVLAVVAVTGAPHVAPDRLAGFADTGVRGVLTAAGLLFFAFAGYARIATLGEEVRDPERTVPRAVPLALGVVLAIYLVLAVVAVGVLGEQRLADSTAPLAEVVTTAGLPGLAWLVRAGATVAVTGVLLSLLAGVGRTTLAMARRRDLPGALAAVHPRYRVPHRAELAVAAVVIVVVSLVDVRGAIGFSSCTVLVYYAIANASALTLGRDPARRLPVQLLAALGLVGCLLLAVNLPVASVLTGFGVLALGAAWYALRHTTRAT; encoded by the coding sequence GTGGCAGAACTGACGCGCCGGCTGGGCGTACCCGACGCGGTCGTCATCGGGCTGGGGTCGATGCTCGGCGCGGGCGTCTTCGTGGTCTTCGCCCCCGCCGCGGCGGCGGCCGGCGGCGCCGGCCTGCTGGTCGCGCTGGCCCTCGCCGGCTTCATCGCCTTCTGCAACGCGACCAGCTCGGCCCGGCTGGCGGCCCGCTACCCGGAGTCCGGCGGCACCTACGTCTACGGCCGGGAGCGGCTGCACCCGTTCGCCGGGTTCCTCGCCGGCTGGGGTTTCGTGATCGGCAAGACGGCGAGCTGCGCGGCCATGGCGCTGACGATCGGGGCCTACCTCTGGCCGGAGCGGGCGCGGCTCGTCGCGGTCCTCGCGGTGCTGGCCGTGACCGCCGTGAACCTGCGCGGCATCGGTAAGACCGCGGCGGCCACCCGGGTGCTGGTCGGCGTGGTGCTCACCGTGCTCGCCGTGGTGGCGGTGACCGGCGCCCCGCACGTGGCGCCCGACCGGCTGGCCGGCTTCGCCGACACCGGGGTGCGGGGCGTCCTCACCGCCGCCGGCCTGCTCTTCTTCGCCTTCGCCGGGTACGCCCGGATCGCCACCCTCGGCGAGGAGGTACGCGACCCGGAACGCACGGTCCCGCGCGCGGTGCCGCTGGCGCTCGGCGTGGTGCTGGCGATCTACCTGGTGCTGGCGGTGGTCGCGGTCGGCGTGCTGGGCGAGCAGCGGCTCGCCGACTCGACCGCGCCGCTGGCCGAGGTGGTGACCACGGCCGGGCTGCCCGGCCTGGCCTGGCTGGTCCGGGCCGGGGCGACCGTGGCGGTCACCGGGGTGCTGCTCTCCCTGCTGGCCGGGGTCGGCCGGACGACGCTGGCGATGGCCCGCCGCCGGGACCTGCCGGGCGCGCTGGCCGCCGTGCACCCGCGCTACCGGGTGCCGCACCGCGCCGAGCTCGCCGTGGCCGCCGTGGTGATCGTCGTGGTGTCCCTGGTCGACGTGCGCGGCGCGATCGGCTTCTCCAGCTGCACGGTGCTGGTCTACTACGCGATCGCCAACGCCTCGGCGCTCACCCTGGGCCGGGACCCGGCCCGGAGGCTGCCGGTGCAACTGCTCGCCGCGCTGGGGCTGGTCGGCTGCCTGCTGCTCGCGGTCAACCTGCCGGTCGCCAGCGTGCTCACCGGCTTCGGCGTGCTCGCCCTCGGCGCCGCCTGGTACGCCCTCCGCCACACCACCCGCGCGACCTGA
- a CDS encoding phosphatase PAP2 family protein, with the protein MRETTGVRRTPRLRPVRPAGWWFDGLLLAALVGLTVALASGHLLGLDRAVADWADAHRPAAAYWVARLLNFLGQGTPLTLLAAGVGVVVGVRLRSVRPILPPVVAFLLTNLTIGPLKLWTDRAAPSASVKPPYLPEADTVRLFHTDGVYGMSYPSGHVANAIVWYGVLALLLPALLRTVRRTVPARLVTVVRVLPPLIVLATTTYLGWHWLTDSVAGLLLGLLLDRLLHRVPWDDLPLPGPLRHRDAPFTSVP; encoded by the coding sequence GTGCGGGAGACAACCGGGGTACGCCGGACGCCGCGGCTCCGGCCCGTCCGGCCGGCCGGCTGGTGGTTCGACGGGCTGCTGCTCGCCGCCCTCGTCGGGCTGACCGTGGCGCTGGCCAGCGGCCACCTCCTGGGCCTGGACCGGGCCGTCGCCGACTGGGCGGACGCGCACCGGCCCGCCGCCGCGTACTGGGTGGCCCGGCTGCTCAACTTCCTGGGCCAGGGCACCCCGCTGACCCTGCTGGCCGCCGGGGTGGGCGTGGTGGTGGGGGTTCGACTCCGCTCGGTACGTCCGATCCTGCCGCCGGTCGTCGCCTTCCTGCTCACCAACCTGACCATCGGGCCGCTGAAGCTCTGGACCGACCGCGCGGCGCCGAGCGCCAGCGTCAAGCCTCCCTATCTGCCCGAGGCGGACACGGTCCGGCTCTTCCACACCGACGGCGTCTACGGGATGTCGTACCCGTCGGGGCACGTCGCCAACGCGATCGTCTGGTACGGCGTGCTCGCTCTGCTGCTCCCGGCGCTGCTGCGCACCGTCCGCCGGACCGTCCCGGCCCGGCTGGTCACCGTGGTCCGGGTGCTGCCGCCGCTGATCGTCCTCGCCACCACCACGTACCTGGGCTGGCACTGGTTGACGGACTCGGTGGCCGGGCTGCTGCTCGGACTCCTGCTGGACCGGTTGCTGCACCGGGTGCCCTGGGACGACCTGCCGTTGCCCGGCCCGCTGCGCCACCGGGACGCACCGTTCACCTCCGTGCCCTAG
- a CDS encoding DUF4032 domain-containing protein, which produces MRITSALVDPALLDLPWSTPLAEWPAEHLVALPQGISRHIVRFVRLGGYVYAVKETGERVAEREYDLLRALERIDFPSVEAIAIVADRQTDDGEPLDPVLITRHLQFSLPYRALFSNTLRPETMNRLLDALAALIVRMHLTGFFWGDCSLSNTLFRRDAGAFAAYLVDAETGALHPSLSNGQRGEDLEIARVNIFGEALDLQAAGLLHESIDPEVVCEEVVRRYERLWHEITYEQQIEREARHDIEGRIRRLNELGFDVAEVAMSTVDNGRYLVRPKVVDAGYHTRRLLRLTGLDAEENQARKLLNDLDAYRVESDLTDEQQAAHRWLTEVFEPVVRAVPAHLRRKLEPQELFAQIIEHKWLLSERAGRDVGMRQAVQSYLADVLVHRPDEQAVLGVEVPTAG; this is translated from the coding sequence GTGCGGATCACCTCGGCCCTCGTCGACCCGGCGCTGCTCGACCTTCCCTGGTCGACGCCGCTGGCGGAGTGGCCTGCCGAACACCTGGTGGCGCTGCCGCAGGGCATCTCGCGGCACATCGTGCGGTTCGTCCGGCTCGGCGGCTACGTCTACGCCGTGAAGGAGACCGGCGAGCGGGTCGCCGAACGGGAATACGACCTGCTCCGGGCGCTGGAGCGGATCGACTTCCCGTCGGTCGAGGCGATCGCGATCGTGGCCGACCGGCAGACCGACGACGGCGAGCCGCTCGACCCGGTGCTGATCACCCGGCACCTCCAGTTCTCGCTGCCCTACCGGGCGCTGTTCTCCAACACGTTGCGGCCAGAGACGATGAACCGGCTGCTGGACGCGTTGGCCGCGCTGATCGTGCGGATGCACCTGACCGGTTTCTTCTGGGGCGACTGCTCGCTGTCGAACACGCTGTTCCGGCGGGACGCGGGGGCCTTCGCCGCCTACCTGGTCGACGCCGAGACCGGGGCGCTGCACCCGTCGCTCTCCAACGGCCAGCGCGGGGAGGACCTGGAGATCGCCCGGGTCAACATCTTCGGTGAGGCGCTCGACCTCCAGGCCGCCGGCCTGCTGCACGAGTCGATCGACCCCGAGGTGGTGTGCGAGGAGGTCGTACGGCGCTACGAGCGGCTCTGGCACGAGATCACCTACGAGCAGCAGATCGAGCGGGAGGCCCGGCACGACATCGAGGGCCGGATCCGCCGCCTCAACGAACTGGGCTTCGACGTCGCCGAGGTGGCCATGTCGACCGTCGACAACGGGCGCTACCTGGTCCGGCCCAAGGTGGTCGACGCCGGCTACCACACCCGGCGCCTGCTCCGGCTGACCGGCCTGGACGCCGAGGAGAACCAGGCCCGCAAGCTCCTCAACGACCTGGACGCGTACCGGGTGGAGAGCGACCTGACCGACGAGCAGCAGGCCGCGCACCGCTGGCTCACCGAGGTGTTCGAGCCGGTGGTCCGGGCGGTGCCCGCGCACCTGCGCCGCAAGCTGGAGCCGCAGGAGCTGTTCGCCCAGATCATCGAGCACAAGTGGCTGCTGTCCGAGCGGGCCGGGCGCGACGTCGGGATGCGCCAGGCGGTGCAGTCCTACCTGGCCGACGTGCTGGTGCACCGCCCGGACGAGCAGGCGGTGCTGGGCGTCGAGGTGCCCACCGCGGGCTGA